TTTGTGATGAACTTTGATAATAGATTGGAATCATTTTCGCAAACAAAAAAAAACCCTATGAAAATCTAGTACTCCCTAATTTGAACTAAAAAGATGACACTTATTTTCGATCCGAGAGAGTAGTACTATGTTTCTTGGCCTGTTATTTCAGATCAGCATGGACGTTCACCAACATTTCTTGGACAATAAATCCTATAAGTACGGACTGTTTGCAACCGGTCTCCATGATTTCCCCTCCTGTTTAGTAACTGAGGGAACCTCTGCTCAAAAACATAACTTGAGTTGAGAGGAAACAATTATTCTACCACGAGAAGTCACACAGTTACAGTAAAGATGGTATTATAGATGCATGATCACCATTACATTACTAATCGTGAGTGGCTATACCACCTTACAAGCAATCTGTGTGTGGAACGTAGACTACCAACTATACCCAAGAAGGCTGTCGAGGTCTTGCGTTTCTTGATCCACCATGGCAGCGCCGGCGTCCAGACGCGCGAGCACGTGCTCGTCGGCGAGCAGCTCCGGGGTGAagagcttcttccagccggtgcaCCATGCGACGGCCTCCCCGTACGACGGCTTCGCGGATTGCAGCCAGTGGCGCAGCGCGCTCTCCCATTTGTCGAAGAACTCCGTTTCTTCCAAGATCGATAGCACGTCTTCGGCGTGCAGGAGCGGCGCCCACAGCATCGCCATGTGCAACGAGCTGTCCGTCTGCTTTGGGGGCGTCATCCTCAGCTCCCGCATCAGCCGTGTCAGCTCAGGCAGGACGTGGCGCCTGGCGAAGAGTTCCCAGTGCGCCGGGTCGAAGTAGTCTTTCCACGGCCGGACGATGTCGTGGCCGGCGCTGCTGATCTTGCTCTCCACGACGTCGTAGAGGCTCTCCGGCAGGTGGCCGATCAGAGGGATCCAGGGGCGTAGCCAATCGTCGCACTCCGGGTCCCACGACGGGCGCCACTGTTGCGCTTCCACGGCGAGCCTCGGCGAGAGAACCTTGTCGACGATGTAGCGCACGGTGGATGGGGGCAACGCGGCCTTCCACGCCCCTAGCGCGCGCTTCCCCTGGAGCACCTCCCCGGACTTGACGATGGCCGCCAGCGCGTCCGCTGTCTCCACGCTGCTGTCCCCATGAAGCTTCATCTCACGCAGCAGCGTCAGAGTCTTCTCGTGGCACTCTCGTTCCAGCCGCAGGGCTCCTACGACAGCCTCCCACTCACGGCACTCGTCTAAGTCGTCTTCCACCGGCGACAGCGGCGGCGCAACCTGCAGGCCGTTGTCGTAAGGCTTGTCGCGGTGGCCGATGCCGGCCCTGCGACGACGACGCACGGCGGGTTGTATTGGGACGATGATGCCTTGGCCTTGTGCGCCAAGTCCGGAGCCGTCCTTGTAGTTCCATAGCCGCATCATCTTGGCCACCGCCGCATTGGTGCACTTGTAGCTGCCCGcggagtcgtcgtcgtcgtccttgtCGAGCAGCGCCCCGTTGAAGCTGGGTTGCAGTAGCGCCATGGTTGCCATGCGACGAGAGCAAACACCGTCGCTAGCTACTGGGACTCGATTCGCCGGCGTGCTGTTCGCTCGATCGGCTGAGGCCTGTGAGAGTTGCGTACATATGGTATACGTACGCCTGATTATATTAGGGGCCGCTAATTCGATTCCGTCCTGGAGACGAGCCTTTGAGTTTGAGGCCAGCGCGAGACGCTAATTTTCCAATTTTAATTCGATTCCGTCCTGAAGACGAGCCTTTGAGTTTGAGCACGTTTCCCTTTCTAACTCTCCCATAAGTTGCCGATAAAAACTTCTGCAGTTTTGCTAAAACACATCTGTGCCTAAAGTATTGCACATTTAAGTCATATGTCATTCGTCTTACATTAAAATTCGTGTtaatattttcttttttttcttttttatgcttgattcacccacttagatgtgcaataactagagcacatctagatgtgccctagacacacccaaACTTCCGACCTCTGCTTGCCACTACTCGTGGTCGATCCAGAGACACGGATGCGCGACATGTCGACAACCGCCGGCAGCACATAGTCGTCGCCATCGCCGCCGTGGTCCAACCTGCCCGACGACCTCCTCGGCATGGTCCGCCAAAGGCTTGCCTCCCTGCGCGATCGCGTGCGCGTCGCCGCCGTTTGCAAGGGATGGCGCGCCGCCGCATCGCGTTGGCGGCCGCCGGCCAGCCCGCAGCTGCTCGTGTATCCGCTGCGTGGACGATTCGTCGGGAACAAGCTCCTGTGCGGCCCCGACGACTGCTTTGTCGTCCGCGTCCCAGACAAGATGGAAAACAAGCGGTTCGTCGGCTCGCACGACGGTGGTTGGGTCGCTGCGGTCGACGAGCGCTCCCTCGTGATCGTCAACTTCTTCTCTGGTGCCAGTGTGGAGCTCGCTCCGCTGTGCTCGTGCAATCTACTCAACGTTAGGCCAACCAGCCTGCGGAAAATCATCTTCTCCGAAGCCCCCACCTCCAGCAGCTGCATCCTCGCCGCCATCAATTACCCGGGCTCCGACGTCTTGCTATGCAAAAAAGTCTCATCCTATTACCGAAAaaagctttcgccccgctttataaataaagcaaacaagaGCATACAAACATAGTCTAGTTCAGCGCGTGCACACACACCCAAGTCACATAACGAGGAGTacaaaggttctgctgagggcacagctcaacaagcccagaaAAAACAACAAACAATAAAAGGACGCGGCCAAGGCACGACGTCTAATCCGGCTCCGGGGgtggcggagggggcggcggcgataGACGGACAACCATCGagcggaggtcggcgatgaaggcggtgatggcgtcgcggtcctgagggcggctaagcggccgccataGCTGCAAGTAATCAGACAGTTTGAAGAGAGCGTCAGTAGCCCGTCGAAGAAGAATACGctggatcacaagcttattgcgaatTGTTCAAAGGGTCCACGCAAGAACCCCAATCtcgagccacctaatgtggcgagaaggGGAAGGGGAGTTTTGGAGTTCGGCAAagaggtcggggaagttggtgtggcaccaatCGCCTCCCACAGTTTCCCTAAAGCAGCTCCACAAGAATTGAGCTGAGACacaggagaagaagatgtgattcgagtCTTCGGGGGTACCGCACAGGGGGCAAAGGCCGGACCCAGGGCCATTGCGTTTGCGGACCTCCACCCCAGACGACATCCTAccgcgaatccattgccacatAAAGATCCGAATTTTCAGTGGCAAGCGGATGGACCAGACCGCCGTAAGGGGGGAGGGACGGAGGAGGGGGCAATGGCCGGGTAgagggacttggtggagaattggcccGAAGGCTCAAGACGCCACCGAACCTCGTCTGGGCCCGCATCCAACTCCGGTTCGTGGAGGGCGATGCAGTCGAGCAGCTCCAGCCACGCGGCGGCTTCCGAAGGCCGAAATGGTCTCCGGaaggcgaggcgccctaagtcaataagggccctctcAACGGAGATTAGGGGGACGACAGCAatggagaagaggtcggggaaACGGGCCGCAAAGGGGGAGTCTCCCGCCCACCGGTCGAACCAGAACAACGTCGCTGTACCCGATCCAACCGAGATGGAGGTGCCAATGCGAAGGACGGGAAGCAGCTGGACAACCGATTGCCAAAACTGGGATCCGCCGGATCTCTGACAGAAGGCGAGGGGCTGTCCGCGCATGTACTTGTTTCGGATAATGTCAAGCCAGAGACCACCGTGGCCCTGCGAAATGCGCCAGAGCCAGCGGGTGAGGAGGGAGATGTTCATGCGTTTAGAGCACATGATACCAAGGCCTCCCTGTTCACGGGGCTTGCAGATGTCAGGCTATCTAACCATGTGGTATTTCTGCTTATTGTTGTCACCCGCCCAATAGAAGCGAGATTGGATTTTGGCGATCTCATGGTGAAGGGTCTCATGGAGGCTATAGAAGCTCATAAGAAACAGGAGGAGGCTAGTGAGGGAGGAGTTAATGAGGATCGTCCGAGCTGCCTTTGACAGCCACCGGCCCTACGACGGCTCCATGCGCGTTTGAAGCTTGGCCACTGTGGGGCGCAAGTCCGTGACAGTGAGCCGAGAGTCACTGATGGGGGTTCCCAAGTAGGTCGTGGGAAAGGAGCCGACGCGGCAATTGAGGCGGTTGGCGATGTCCAAGGCGACAGCCGGAGAGTAGCCCATAACCATCACATCACTCTTAtcaaagttgatcttgaggccagacatttgttggaagcagagAAGAAGGAACTTGAGGTTAGCGATGTCCGTGTCCGAGCCCTCGACCATGCTGATGGTGTCGTCAGCGTACTGGAGCATGGAGATCCCGGAGCCGCCCGCTAGATGAGGGGTAATCCCACGAATGTGGCCAGCGGCTTTGGCCTTATCGAGGATGGCGGCAAGTGCGTCCACCACCATGTTGAACAGAAACGGAGAGAAAGGATCGCCTTGTCTAACCCCACAAAGGGTGGGGAAGTAAGGCCCAACCTCTCCATTGATGTTCACGGCAGTGCGACCGCAGGATACCATCTGCATCATCCGGGTGACCCAACGATCATCAAAGCCCTTCCGGAGCaaaacttcccgaaggaagggccaactAACAGTGTCGTAGGCCTTATGAAAATCAATTTTCAGGAAAACCGCCTTAAGGTGTTTCGACCGAACCTCATGAATAACTTCAAGGAGAACTAAAACCCCATCCAAGATATACCGCCCTTTCATGAAGGCGGACTGGTTGGGGAGGGTAATGAGGTCCGCGAGCAGGGTCACCCTATTAGCGTACCCTTTAGCCAGAATCCTATTATGTGTGGCAAATCTTCCTAGGCCCCAACTCTTCTAAATTTACATGTGTTGCTAGATACTGTCAATAGCATTTGACTATTTACAAAAGAAATGTCCATATTACAATCCTAAACTTGACACTCGGTTTAAGATTCATACATCAACTTTAAAACCAGTCGTCTCACACCCCGAACTAACCATCCGGTCCATGAATCAACCCCCACCTAGTTTTGACTCATCAAAGCGGTTTTGACTTGAGCACCGCCACATCATATTTTGACCCTTCCCTACATGTGGGACTCACCCAGAAAAAAGAAACCATATATGGCGAGGATGGAGTGCCTCACCATGACCCCTGTACATGGGGTTCCAAGAGAGCATATCATTGATAGATCTGCTAGGGCACATGGATGCGCGAGTCTGCGAAATGTGCATGCGAGGCCGACAACCAACCATCGATGCCTCAAGGAGACCTTCGCGCGGTGCAATCGACCAATGAGACGAAGGATTCACTAGTGGTTGCTCAAGCAACAACCAAAGGTGGTCGTGGTGTCTAAGAATACACATTAATCCCAACAGAGGAAAGCCTAGAACAAAGAATTGATTGGGGGTTCCTCTTCCTTATGCTGTTGGGAAGCAGGATCGAACAAGGGCGATGCCTTGGGTGGGAAGCAGCCAATATTCTACAAGTAGGTCGTCGTGTGTTGGTCTGTACAACACGCTAGTTTGCTCGCGCCATTCCAGGGTCTTAATTGTTACAGATATATTTGGCATTTAGAGATTGGAGCAGATTAGATAACAATTATTGCCATCTTATCTCTAGAAGGCGATCCATTTACCTAGGCTCATCACATACA
The window above is part of the Triticum aestivum cultivar Chinese Spring chromosome 2A, IWGSC CS RefSeq v2.1, whole genome shotgun sequence genome. Proteins encoded here:
- the LOC123185682 gene encoding septin and tuftelin-interacting protein 1 homolog 1-like; its protein translation is MATMALLQPSFNGALLDKDDDDDSAGSYKCTNAAVAKMMRLWNYKDGSGLGAQGQGIIVPIQPAVRRRRRAGIGHRDKPYDNGLQVAPPLSPVEDDLDECREWEAVVGALRLERECHEKTLTLLREMKLHGDSSVETADALAAIVKSGEVLQGKRALGAWKAALPPSTVRYIVDKVLSPRLAVEAQQWRPSWDPECDDWLRPWIPLIGHLPESLYDVVESKISSAGHDIVRPWKDYFDPAHWELFARRHVLPELTRLMRELRMTPPKQTDSSLHMAMLWAPLLHAEDVLSILEETEFFDKWESALRHWLQSAKPSYGEAVAWCTGWKKLFTPELLADEHVLARLDAGAAMVDQETQDLDSLLGYSW